The following coding sequences are from one Streptococcus sp. NPS 308 window:
- a CDS encoding branched-chain amino acid ABC transporter permease: protein MKTNLKVNILWLFLLLAGYGLISVLVSAGVLNLFHVQILEQIGINIILAVGLNLIVGFSGQFSLGHAGFMAIGAYAAAIVGSKSPTYGAFFGAMLLGALISGAVALLVGIPTLRLKGDYLAVATLGVSEIIRIFIINGGSLTNGAAGILGIPNFTNWQMVYLFVVITTIATLNFLRSPIGRSTLSVREDEIAAESVGVNTTKIKIIAFVFGAITASIAGSLQAGFIGSVVPKDYTFINSINVLIIVVFGGLGSITGTIVSAIVLGILNMLLQDVASVRMIIYALALVLVMIFRPGGLLGTWELSLSRFFKKSKKEGQN from the coding sequence ATGAAGACAAATCTTAAAGTAAATATTCTCTGGTTATTCCTTCTGTTAGCGGGTTATGGATTGATTAGCGTACTGGTTTCTGCTGGTGTTCTCAATCTATTCCATGTCCAAATTTTAGAACAAATTGGGATTAATATCATCCTTGCAGTAGGTTTGAACTTAATCGTTGGTTTTTCAGGACAATTCTCACTTGGTCATGCAGGTTTTATGGCAATTGGGGCTTATGCAGCAGCGATTGTTGGCTCAAAATCACCAACCTATGGAGCCTTCTTTGGTGCAATGCTCTTGGGCGCCTTGATTTCTGGTGCAGTTGCTTTGCTCGTTGGGATTCCAACACTCCGTTTGAAGGGTGACTACCTGGCTGTTGCGACACTAGGTGTTTCAGAAATCATTCGTATCTTTATCATTAATGGTGGAAGTTTGACCAACGGTGCCGCTGGTATCTTGGGTATTCCAAACTTTACCAACTGGCAAATGGTTTATCTATTTGTGGTGATCACAACTATTGCAACTCTCAACTTCTTACGTAGTCCAATTGGACGCTCTACTCTATCTGTTCGTGAGGATGAGATTGCTGCTGAGTCCGTTGGGGTAAACACTACAAAGATCAAGATTATCGCTTTTGTCTTTGGTGCCATTACAGCAAGTATTGCTGGTTCACTTCAGGCCGGTTTTATCGGTTCTGTTGTCCCAAAAGATTACACTTTTATTAATTCCATCAACGTGTTGATTATCGTTGTATTTGGTGGACTTGGATCTATTACTGGTACCATCGTTTCAGCGATTGTTTTAGGAATTTTAAATATGCTCCTTCAAGATGTAGCTAGCGTACGTATGATTATCTACGCTTTGGCCCTTGTATTGGTCATGATTTTCAGACCAGGCGGACTTCTTGGAACATGGGAATTGAGTCTATCACGTTTCTTTAAAAAATCTAAGAAGGAGGGACAAAACTAA
- a CDS encoding branched-chain amino acid ABC transporter permease: MLQQLVNGLILGSVYALLALGYTMVYGIIKLINFAHGDIYMMGAFIGYFLINSFQMNFFLALIISMAGTALLGVVIEFLAYRPLRNSTRISVLITAIGVSFLLEYGMVYLVGANTRAFPQAIETIRFDFGPISLTNVQLMILTVSILLMVLLQLIVKKTKMGKAMRAVSVDSDAAQLMGINVNRTISFTFALGSALAGAAGVLIALYYNSLEPLMGVTPGLKSFVAAVLGGIGIIPGAALGGFVIGLLETFATAFGMSDFRDAIVYGILLLILIVRPAGILGKNVKEKV; this comes from the coding sequence ATGCTCCAACAACTTGTGAATGGTCTAATTCTGGGTAGTGTTTATGCACTTTTGGCCCTAGGTTATACCATGGTTTATGGAATTATCAAACTCATTAACTTCGCCCACGGTGATATTTATATGATGGGTGCCTTTATTGGTTACTTTTTGATTAATTCTTTCCAAATGAATTTCTTTTTAGCTTTAATTATTTCAATGGCGGGAACTGCACTACTTGGTGTTGTGATCGAATTTCTTGCCTACCGTCCTCTGCGAAACTCTACACGTATTTCTGTATTGATTACTGCCATCGGAGTGTCCTTCCTACTGGAATATGGGATGGTTTATCTAGTAGGTGCCAATACTCGTGCTTTCCCTCAAGCGATTGAAACAATTCGCTTTGATTTTGGGCCAATTAGCTTGACAAATGTTCAATTGATGATTTTAACAGTTTCTATATTGTTAATGGTTTTATTGCAATTGATCGTCAAAAAAACAAAAATGGGGAAAGCGATGCGTGCTGTATCAGTTGATAGTGATGCAGCTCAATTGATGGGAATTAATGTAAATCGTACAATCAGTTTTACCTTTGCTTTGGGTTCAGCTCTTGCTGGTGCAGCAGGTGTCCTCATTGCCCTTTACTACAACTCTCTTGAACCTTTGATGGGTGTGACTCCAGGTCTAAAATCATTCGTTGCAGCTGTACTTGGTGGTATCGGGATTATTCCTGGTGCAGCTCTAGGGGGATTTGTTATTGGCTTGTTGGAAACTTTTGCAACTGCCTTCGGTATGTCTGATTTCCGTGATGCTATCGTATATGGAATTTTGCTTTTGATTCTGATTGTTCGACCTGCGGGTATCCTTGGTAAGAATGTGAAAGAGAAGGTGTAA
- a CDS encoding ABC transporter substrate-binding protein, with product MKKKFALSFVALASVALLAACGEVKSGASNTTGNPVDEKTIKIGFNFEETGAVAAYGTAEQKGAQLAVDEINAAGGIDGKQIEVVDKDNKSETAEAASVTTNLVTQSKVAAIVGPATSGATAAAVANATKAGVPLISPSATQDGLTKGQDYLFIGTFQDSFQGKIISNYVTNKLNAKKVVLYTDNASDYAKGIAKSFRESYKGEIVADETFVAGDTDFQAALTKMKGKEFDAIVVPGYYTEAGKIVNQARGMGIDKPIIGGDGFNGEEFVQQATAERASNIYFISGFSTTVDVSAKAKAFLEAYRAKYNEEPSTFSALAYDSVYLVANAAKGAKNSGEIKDNLAKTKDFEGVTGQTSFDADHNTVKTAYMMTMNNGKVEEAEVVKP from the coding sequence ATGAAGAAAAAATTTGCCCTATCTTTTGTGGCTCTTGCTAGTGTGGCCCTTCTTGCTGCATGTGGTGAAGTTAAATCAGGAGCGTCAAACACAACTGGAAATCCAGTAGACGAAAAAACAATCAAAATCGGTTTTAACTTTGAAGAGACAGGTGCTGTAGCTGCTTACGGTACAGCTGAACAAAAAGGTGCCCAACTTGCTGTAGACGAAATCAACGCTGCAGGTGGAATCGATGGAAAACAAATCGAAGTTGTAGACAAAGACAACAAGTCAGAAACTGCTGAAGCAGCTTCTGTTACAACAAACCTTGTTACCCAATCAAAAGTAGCAGCTATTGTAGGACCTGCGACATCTGGTGCAACTGCTGCAGCTGTAGCTAACGCTACTAAAGCTGGAGTGCCATTGATTTCACCAAGTGCTACTCAAGACGGTTTGACTAAAGGTCAAGATTACTTATTTATTGGAACATTCCAAGATAGCTTCCAAGGGAAGATTATTTCTAACTATGTAACAAACAAATTGAATGCTAAGAAGGTTGTTCTTTATACTGATAATGCTAGTGACTATGCTAAAGGTATTGCTAAATCATTCCGCGAATCCTATAAGGGTGAGATTGTAGCAGATGAAACGTTTGTAGCAGGTGATACTGACTTCCAAGCAGCCCTTACTAAAATGAAAGGGAAAGAGTTTGACGCTATCGTAGTTCCAGGTTACTACACAGAAGCTGGTAAAATTGTAAACCAAGCTCGTGGAATGGGAATTGATAAACCAATCATTGGTGGTGATGGATTTAACGGTGAAGAATTTGTTCAACAAGCAACTGCTGAAAGAGCATCAAACATTTACTTCATCTCAGGATTCTCAACTACTGTTGATGTTTCTGCAAAAGCTAAAGCTTTCCTTGAAGCATACCGTGCTAAATACAACGAAGAGCCTTCAACATTCTCAGCTTTAGCCTATGACTCAGTTTACCTAGTAGCGAATGCTGCAAAAGGTGCTAAAAACTCAGGTGAAATCAAGGACAACCTTGCTAAAACCAAAGATTTTGAAGGTGTAACTGGTCAAACAAGCTTTGATGCTGACCACAATACAGTGAAAACTGCTTACATGATGACCATGAACAATGGTAAAGTTGAAGAAGCAGAAGTTGTAAAACCATAA
- a CDS encoding YlbG family protein gives MFEKTNRSGLIIYLYYNRDAKKLQEYGDIFYHSKKHRYLQLYVPTENLESLVEKLAKERFIKKVRPCHIQELETPFVGNLYRNEENVII, from the coding sequence ATGTTTGAAAAAACAAACCGATCAGGATTAATCATCTATCTCTACTATAATAGAGATGCGAAAAAACTACAGGAATATGGAGACATTTTCTATCATTCTAAAAAGCATCGCTACCTGCAACTTTATGTTCCGACTGAGAATCTAGAAAGCTTGGTTGAGAAATTAGCTAAGGAACGATTTATCAAAAAGGTAAGGCCTTGTCATATTCAAGAGTTAGAGACTCCCTTTGTTGGCAATCTCTATCGTAACGAAGAAAACGTTATCATTTAA
- the clpP gene encoding ATP-dependent Clp protease proteolytic subunit ClpP codes for MIPVVIEQTSRGERSYDIYSRLLKDRIIMLTGPVEDNMANSVIAQLLFLDAQDSTKDIYLYVNTPGGSVSAGLAIVDTMNFIKADVQTIVMGMAASMGTVIASSGAKGKRFMLPNAEYMIHQPMGGTGGGTQQTDMAIAAEHLLKTRKTLEKILADNSGKSVEQIHADAERDYWMSAQETLEYGFIDEIMANNSLN; via the coding sequence ATGATTCCTGTAGTTATTGAACAAACAAGCCGTGGAGAACGTTCCTATGATATTTACTCTCGTCTTCTGAAAGACCGCATCATCATGCTAACAGGTCCCGTTGAAGACAATATGGCCAACTCTGTTATCGCCCAATTGCTTTTCTTGGATGCCCAAGATAGTACAAAAGATATTTACCTTTATGTCAACACACCTGGAGGATCTGTTTCAGCTGGTCTGGCAATCGTTGATACCATGAACTTTATCAAGGCAGATGTTCAAACCATCGTGATGGGAATGGCTGCATCCATGGGGACTGTCATTGCATCAAGTGGCGCAAAAGGCAAACGTTTCATGCTTCCAAATGCAGAGTACATGATTCACCAACCAATGGGTGGAACCGGTGGTGGTACCCAACAGACAGATATGGCAATCGCAGCAGAACACTTGCTCAAAACTCGTAAGACCTTGGAAAAAATCCTTGCAGATAACTCTGGTAAATCAGTTGAGCAAATTCATGCAGACGCGGAACGTGATTACTGGATGAGTGCCCAAGAAACGCTTGAATATGGCTTTATTGATGAAATCATGGCTAACAATTCTTTGAACTAA
- the upp gene encoding uracil phosphoribosyltransferase produces MGKIEVINHPLIQHKLSILRRTDTSTKAFRELVDEIAMLMGYEVLRDLPLEDVEIETPITKTVQKQLAGKKLAIVPILRAGIGMVDGLLSLVPAAKVGHIGMYRDEETLQPVEYLVKLPEDIDQRQIFVVDPMLATGGSAILAVDSLKKRGASNIKFVCLVSAPEGVKTLQEAHPDVEIFTAALDERLNEHGYIVPGLGDAGDRLFGTK; encoded by the coding sequence ATGGGAAAAATTGAAGTCATTAATCATCCACTCATTCAACACAAATTGTCTATCTTGCGTCGTACAGACACTTCTACAAAAGCTTTTCGTGAGTTAGTAGATGAAATTGCAATGTTGATGGGATATGAAGTACTTCGTGATCTTCCACTTGAAGATGTGGAAATCGAAACACCAATCACAAAAACAGTTCAAAAACAATTGGCTGGTAAAAAATTGGCGATTGTCCCAATCTTGCGTGCAGGTATCGGGATGGTCGATGGACTATTGAGCTTGGTTCCAGCAGCAAAAGTTGGGCACATTGGTATGTACCGTGATGAAGAAACCCTTCAACCAGTTGAATACTTGGTGAAATTGCCTGAGGACATTGACCAACGTCAAATCTTTGTCGTTGACCCAATGTTGGCAACAGGTGGTTCAGCTATCTTGGCTGTTGACTCCCTTAAAAAACGTGGGGCATCAAACATCAAGTTTGTCTGTCTAGTGTCTGCTCCAGAAGGAGTGAAAACTCTTCAAGAAGCTCACCCAGATGTAGAAATTTTCACTGCGGCCTTGGATGAACGCTTGAACGAACATGGCTATATTGTCCCAGGTCTCGGGGATGCTGGAGACCGCTTGTTTGGTACTAAATAA
- a CDS encoding deoxycytidylate deaminase: protein MTEKRLAWDEYFAAQALLIANRSTCKRAKVGAVLVKDNKVISTGYNGSVSGTEHCIDHECLVIEGHCVRTLHAEVNAILQGAERGVPRGFTAYVTHFPCLNCTKQLLQVGCKRVVYINQYRMDDYAQYLYQEKGTELTHLPLETVQGAIQEANLI from the coding sequence ATGACAGAAAAAAGACTGGCTTGGGATGAGTACTTTGCGGCTCAAGCCTTACTGATTGCCAATCGTTCTACTTGTAAACGCGCCAAAGTAGGAGCTGTCCTCGTTAAGGATAATAAGGTCATTTCAACAGGCTACAATGGTTCTGTATCAGGAACTGAGCACTGTATTGACCACGAATGTCTAGTTATTGAAGGACACTGTGTCCGAACCCTTCACGCTGAGGTCAATGCTATTCTCCAGGGGGCTGAACGAGGGGTTCCTAGAGGATTTACCGCCTATGTGACCCATTTCCCTTGTCTGAACTGCACCAAACAACTGCTACAAGTTGGTTGCAAGCGCGTGGTTTATATCAACCAGTACCGAATGGATGACTATGCCCAGTACCTTTATCAAGAAAAAGGTACCGAGCTGACCCATTTACCACTTGAGACTGTTCAAGGAGCTATCCAGGAAGCCAATTTAATTTAG
- a CDS encoding TetR/AcrR family transcriptional regulator — protein MSERKISEKSLENLRKSNQESNFLTREAIETALLQLLEKKDLAKISISELVKRAGVSRAAFYRNYDSKEEILESVFKRSVHNIMEQLSHYDVKTDLYLVWVHLFRAAKKEAKIIQLALDYHLEKIFVQAMQEFLEKYHGKSKGVSSYLHSFWSSAIVSVLLKWIKDGMKVPAEKIADLRLPFFKK, from the coding sequence ATGTCTGAACGTAAAATATCTGAAAAGTCTCTTGAAAATCTCAGAAAATCAAATCAAGAATCCAATTTCTTGACCAGAGAAGCAATCGAGACGGCTCTTTTGCAACTTCTAGAGAAAAAAGATTTGGCCAAGATCAGTATTTCAGAGCTGGTCAAGCGGGCGGGTGTCTCTCGCGCTGCCTTCTATCGCAATTATGATTCTAAAGAAGAGATTTTGGAAAGCGTCTTTAAACGCAGTGTCCATAACATTATGGAACAGTTGAGCCATTACGATGTCAAAACAGACCTTTATCTAGTCTGGGTACACCTTTTCCGCGCAGCCAAGAAAGAAGCCAAGATCATCCAACTTGCTCTGGACTACCACTTGGAAAAGATTTTCGTCCAAGCTATGCAGGAATTTTTGGAAAAATACCACGGAAAATCAAAAGGCGTCAGCAGCTACCTTCATTCCTTTTGGAGTTCTGCCATCGTATCGGTTTTGCTCAAATGGATCAAGGATGGCATGAAGGTTCCAGCTGAAAAGATTGCAGATTTACGCTTGCCATTTTTCAAAAAATAG
- a CDS encoding DegV family protein yields MTWKIVADSGCDYRQLPTLAIDTEFVSVPLTIQVADQVFIDDANLDINHMMETMYATSEASKSACPSPDDYLRAFEGAKHIFVVTITGALSGSHNSAQLAKNIYLEEHPDTQIHVIDSLSAGGEVDLIVEKINELIDQGLSYEEIVEAITAYQEKTKLLFVLAKVDNLVKNGRLSKLIGTVVGLLNIRMVGEASNTGTLELLQKARGPKKSLQAAYEELIKAGYAGGRMVMAHRSNEKFCQQLSERLLENFPQADIKIIPTSGLCSFYAEDGGLLMGYEIN; encoded by the coding sequence ATGACTTGGAAGATTGTAGCTGACTCTGGTTGTGATTATCGTCAACTGCCTACTCTTGCTATCGATACTGAATTTGTGAGTGTTCCTTTAACCATTCAAGTAGCTGATCAGGTCTTTATCGATGATGCCAATCTCGACATTAACCACATGATGGAAACCATGTATGCGACTTCTGAGGCTTCAAAATCAGCCTGTCCTAGCCCTGATGATTACTTGCGTGCATTCGAAGGAGCCAAGCATATCTTTGTCGTTACTATCACTGGTGCTCTTTCTGGCAGTCATAATAGTGCGCAGCTTGCTAAGAATATCTACCTTGAAGAACATCCTGACACTCAGATTCATGTTATTGATAGTTTATCTGCAGGTGGGGAAGTTGACTTGATTGTCGAAAAAATCAATGAATTGATTGATCAAGGACTTTCTTATGAGGAGATTGTTGAAGCTATTACAGCCTACCAAGAAAAAACCAAGTTGCTCTTTGTCCTCGCTAAGGTCGATAACTTGGTAAAAAATGGTCGTTTGAGCAAACTTATCGGTACAGTTGTTGGTCTTCTCAACATCCGTATGGTCGGAGAGGCGAGTAATACTGGAACACTAGAACTGCTCCAAAAGGCTCGTGGACCAAAAAAATCGCTTCAAGCAGCCTATGAAGAACTCATCAAGGCTGGCTATGCTGGTGGCCGTATGGTCATGGCTCATCGCAGCAATGAAAAATTCTGTCAGCAATTGTCAGAACGCTTGCTGGAAAACTTCCCACAAGCGGATATCAAAATTATCCCAACGTCTGGTCTCTGCAGTTTTTATGCAGAAGATGGCGGTTTGTTGATGGGATATGAAATCAACTAA
- a CDS encoding NAD(P)/FAD-dependent oxidoreductase, whose translation MKHFDTIVIGGGPAGMMATISSSFYGQNTLLIEKNRKLGKKLAGTGGGRCNVTNNGTLDDLLAGIPGNGRFLYSVFSQFDNHDIINFFTENGVKLKVEDHGRVFPASDKSRTIIEALEKKIIELGGQVLTQTEIVSVKKIDDQFVLKSADQTFTCDKLIVTTGGKSYPSTGSTGFGHEIARHFKHTITELEAAESPLLTDFSHKALQGISLDDVTLSYGKHVITHDLLFTHFGLSGPAALRMSSFVKGGEVLSLDVLPQLSEKDLAAFLEDNREKSLKNALKTLLPERLAEFFVQGFPEKVKQLTEKEREQLLQSIKALKIPVTGKMSLAKSFVTKGGVSLKEINPKTLESKLVPGLHFAGEVLDINAHTGGFNITSALCTGWVAGSNPINTK comes from the coding sequence ATGAAACATTTTGATACTATTGTTATCGGTGGAGGACCTGCTGGTATGATGGCTACCATTTCCAGTAGCTTTTATGGGCAGAATACTCTCCTTATCGAAAAAAATCGGAAACTCGGAAAAAAATTAGCTGGTACTGGTGGTGGTCGTTGCAATGTAACTAACAACGGAACTCTAGATGACCTACTAGCTGGCATCCCTGGAAATGGACGCTTTCTATACAGTGTCTTTTCCCAGTTTGATAACCACGATATCATCAACTTTTTTACGGAGAATGGTGTTAAACTTAAGGTTGAGGACCACGGCCGCGTCTTTCCTGCCAGCGACAAATCTCGGACCATTATCGAAGCCTTAGAGAAGAAAATCATTGAGCTAGGCGGACAAGTTCTCACTCAAACAGAGATTGTCTCGGTTAAAAAGATAGACGACCAGTTTGTTCTTAAGTCCGCAGACCAAACCTTCACTTGTGATAAACTCATTGTCACAACAGGTGGTAAGTCTTATCCTTCGACTGGTTCGACTGGTTTTGGTCACGAGATTGCACGTCATTTCAAACATACTATTACCGAGCTTGAAGCTGCTGAGAGCCCATTGTTGACAGATTTTTCGCACAAGGCCTTGCAGGGGATTTCACTGGATGATGTGACCTTAAGCTATGGTAAGCATGTCATCACTCATGATCTGCTCTTTACCCACTTTGGTTTGTCAGGACCTGCTGCTCTACGCATGTCTAGTTTTGTCAAGGGTGGGGAAGTTCTCTCACTGGATGTTTTGCCTCAACTTTCTGAGAAAGACTTGGCTGCATTTCTAGAAGATAATCGGGAAAAATCCTTGAAAAATGCTTTGAAAACTTTACTTCCGGAACGCTTGGCTGAGTTTTTTGTACAAGGATTTCCTGAAAAAGTCAAACAGCTAACTGAAAAAGAACGCGAACAACTTCTCCAGTCCATCAAAGCCCTCAAAATTCCTGTGACTGGCAAAATGTCTCTTGCCAAGTCCTTTGTCACCAAAGGCGGTGTCAGTCTCAAAGAAATAAATCCTAAAACTCTGGAAAGCAAACTCGTTCCTGGGCTCCACTTTGCTGGCGAGGTACTGGATATCAATGCCCACACGGGCGGCTTTAACATCACTTCTGCCCTCTGTACCGGATGGGTGGCAGGCTCCAATCCAATAAATACCAAATAA
- a CDS encoding DUF1697 domain-containing protein, translating into MEHIILLRGVTPNGKNAIPKMSYLVDILTEAGFQHVRTYIQSGNIILESDSDLEEIRERVHTLIQEKIGADLKMVIKNKNDFEKIVHENPFKEDYLHDRVHVILYQGLIQSLPLEKLKTDYGEEEICVGDYCLYLYLPRTAKQKKLNTNYLEKLFGVVLTMRKLNVVEKLLTK; encoded by the coding sequence TTGGAACATATTATTTTACTAAGAGGCGTTACTCCTAATGGAAAAAATGCTATCCCGAAAATGTCTTATTTGGTAGATATTTTGACAGAAGCTGGTTTTCAACACGTTCGAACCTATATTCAAAGTGGGAATATCATTCTTGAGAGTGACTCAGATTTAGAAGAAATACGAGAACGCGTTCATACTTTGATACAGGAAAAAATTGGGGCCGACTTAAAAATGGTTATCAAGAATAAGAACGATTTTGAAAAGATTGTTCATGAGAATCCATTTAAAGAAGACTATCTTCATGATCGTGTGCATGTAATTCTTTATCAAGGACTTATCCAAAGTCTGCCACTAGAAAAATTGAAAACTGACTACGGCGAGGAAGAAATCTGTGTAGGCGATTACTGTCTCTACCTCTATCTTCCTAGAACTGCAAAACAAAAAAAGCTCAATACCAACTATCTTGAAAAATTGTTTGGCGTGGTTCTGACCATGCGAAAGTTAAACGTAGTTGAAAAACTATTAACCAAATAG
- a CDS encoding MerR family transcriptional regulator, whose translation MYHIKEAAQLSGVSVKTLHHYDKIGLLVPLKSENGYRTYSQEDLERLQVILYYKYLGFSLEKIAGLLKEERTDLLSHLTRQLEYLTRERQHLDTLISTLQKTIQEQKGERKMTIEEKFTGFSYQDNQKYHQEAVEEYGQEVMDQALERQKGREDESTAAFNQVFQTLAQNLQAGLPATAAENQEQAAKLLQAIRTYGFDCSIEVFGHIGKGYVYNPEFKENIDKFGPGTAQYTSDAIAAYVQTQTK comes from the coding sequence ATGTACCATATAAAAGAAGCTGCGCAGCTTTCAGGTGTCTCTGTCAAGACCCTGCACCACTATGACAAGATAGGACTCTTGGTCCCCTTAAAGTCGGAAAACGGCTATCGAACATACAGTCAAGAGGATTTAGAACGCCTTCAGGTCATTCTATACTACAAATATCTAGGCTTTTCTTTAGAAAAAATAGCAGGGCTGTTAAAGGAAGAAAGGACAGATTTATTGTCCCATTTGACGAGGCAGTTAGAGTATCTAACTCGAGAAAGGCAACATCTAGATACCTTGATTTCCACCTTGCAAAAAACCATTCAAGAACAAAAAGGAGAAAGAAAAATGACCATTGAGGAAAAATTCACTGGATTTAGCTATCAAGACAATCAAAAATACCACCAAGAAGCGGTAGAGGAGTATGGACAAGAAGTCATGGATCAAGCCCTCGAACGCCAAAAGGGTCGCGAAGATGAGTCTACGGCCGCCTTTAACCAAGTCTTTCAAACTTTGGCGCAAAATCTTCAAGCTGGTTTACCTGCAACAGCAGCTGAAAACCAAGAGCAAGCAGCCAAGCTCTTGCAAGCCATTCGTACTTATGGATTTGACTGCTCTATTGAAGTCTTCGGACATATCGGTAAAGGATACGTCTATAACCCTGAGTTCAAGGAAAACATTGATAAATTTGGACCTGGAACAGCCCAGTACACATCAGATGCCATTGCAGCTTACGTTCAGACACAGACAAAATAA
- a CDS encoding sodium-dependent transporter: MSEKSQWGSKLGFILASAGSAIGLGAVWKFPYMTAANGGGGFLLVFLISTILIGFPLLLAEFALGRSAGVSAIKTFGKLGKNSKYNFIGWIGAFALFILLSFYSVIGGWILVYLGIEFGKLFQLSGTGDYAQLFTSIISNPAIALGAQAIFILLNIFIVSRGVQKGIERASKVMMPLLFIIFVVIIGRSLSLPNAMEGVLYFLKPDFSKLTSAGLLYALGQSFFALSLGVTAMLTYASYLDKKTNLVQSGISIVAMNISVSIMAGLAIFPAMSAFNIQSEGGPSLLFIVLPQLFDKMPFGTIFYILFLLLFLFATVTSSVVMLEINVGNITNQDNSKRAKWSVILGILTFVFGIPSALSYGVMADVHIFGKTFFDAMDFLVSNLLMPFGALCLSLFTGYIFKKALAMEELHLDERTWKQGLFQVWLFLLRFVIPIIIIVVFIAQFM, translated from the coding sequence ATGTCAGAAAAATCGCAATGGGGCTCGAAACTTGGCTTTATCCTAGCATCTGCTGGCTCAGCCATCGGGCTTGGTGCCGTTTGGAAGTTTCCCTACATGACTGCTGCCAACGGTGGAGGAGGCTTTTTACTGGTCTTTCTCATTTCTACCATTTTAATCGGTTTCCCGCTCCTGCTTGCTGAGTTTGCCCTTGGCCGTAGTGCTGGTGTTTCTGCTATCAAAACCTTTGGAAAACTGGGCAAGAATAGCAAATACAATTTTATCGGTTGGATTGGTGCCTTTGCCCTCTTTATCCTCCTATCCTTTTACAGTGTCATTGGAGGATGGATTCTAGTCTATCTGGGTATTGAGTTTGGAAAATTGTTCCAACTCAGCGGAACGGGTGATTATGCTCAGTTATTCACTTCAATCATTTCAAATCCAGCCATTGCCCTAGGGGCTCAAGCTATCTTTATCTTGTTGAATATCTTTATTGTATCACGTGGGGTTCAAAAAGGGATTGAAAGAGCTTCAAAAGTTATGATGCCCCTGCTCTTTATCATCTTTGTTGTTATCATCGGTCGCTCTCTCAGCTTGCCAAATGCCATGGAAGGCGTTCTCTACTTCCTCAAACCAGACTTCTCTAAGCTGACAAGTGCAGGTCTCCTCTATGCTCTAGGACAGTCTTTCTTTGCCCTTTCATTAGGGGTCACAGCCATGCTGACCTATGCTTCCTACTTGGACAAGAAAACCAATCTAGTCCAATCAGGAATCTCCATTGTAGCCATGAACATCTCGGTATCCATCATGGCAGGTCTAGCCATTTTTCCAGCCATGTCGGCCTTCAACATCCAGTCTGAAGGGGGACCTAGCCTCCTCTTCATCGTTTTGCCACAGCTCTTTGACAAGATGCCCTTTGGAACTATTTTCTACATCCTTTTCCTCTTGCTCTTCCTCTTTGCGACGGTCACTTCTTCTGTAGTCATGCTGGAAATCAATGTGGGCAATATCACCAATCAGGACAACAGCAAGCGGGCTAAATGGAGTGTCATTTTAGGAATATTGACCTTTGTTTTTGGAATTCCTTCAGCCCTATCCTATGGAGTTATGGCGGATGTTCACATTTTTGGAAAGACTTTCTTTGATGCCATGGACTTCTTGGTTTCCAATCTTCTCATGCCTTTCGGTGCTCTCTGCTTGTCTCTTTTTACAGGCTATATTTTCAAGAAGGCACTTGCAATGGAAGAACTTCATCTTGATGAAAGAACATGGAAACAAGGACTTTTCCAAGTTTGGCTCTTCCTTCTTCGTTTCGTCATTCCAATTATCATCATCGTGGTCTTTATCGCTCAATTTATGTAA